Proteins encoded by one window of Musa acuminata AAA Group cultivar baxijiao chromosome BXJ2-9, Cavendish_Baxijiao_AAA, whole genome shotgun sequence:
- the LOC135623063 gene encoding UDP-glycosyltransferase 89B2-like gives MLPLLDLAHLLSARYGFAVTFVVTPKNLPHLSPLLARCPAVAPLVLPFPDNTNLPPGVENAGPLYDVRLLMRELSGLHDPLLRWARSWTDPPTAVLSDFFCGWTNGLATELGIPHLVFSPSGALCLALVHSLWRRMPNISDPDDPDELVPFPSLPRSPLYPWHHLSGIYRRYEEGDPLSEFIKASFLANIGSWGFVFNTFAEIEKPYLEHLRDDLGHARVWGVGPLAPPGGGGERGGPSLVGAEEVAAWLGNCAEGSVVYVAFGSLAELSPAQAAALAAGLEQSGARFVWATRGVVPLPEGFEERVAGRGLVIQGWAPQVAILNHPAVGSFVTHCGWNSVLEAVTAGVALLTWPMGADQFSNARLLEEEVGTGVKACKGGDSVPDPDELARVVAESVGEEGRARREKARELARRAAAAVEVGGSSYMDLSEVAAELSEVAAAKQIKHSR, from the coding sequence ATGCTGCCCCTCCTCGACCTCGCCCACCTCCTTTCCGCTCGCTACGGCTTCGCCGTCACTTTCGTCGTCACCCCAAAGAACCTTCCCCACCTCTCCCCGCTCCTCGCTCGCTGCCCCGCCGTCGCCCCCCTCGTTCTCCCCTTCCCCGACAACACCAACCTTCCCCCCGGGGTGGAGAACGCTGGGCCGCTTTACGACGTCCGCCTCCTGATGCGCGAGCTGAGCGGCCTCCACGACCCGCTCCTCCGCTGGGCCCGCTCCTGGACTGATCCCCCCACCGCGGTCCTCTCTGACTTCTTCTGCGGCTGGACGAACGGCCTCGCGACCGAGCTGGGAATCCCCCACCTCGTCTTCAGCCCCTCCGGCGCGCTCTGCCTCGCCCTTGTCCACTCGCTGTGGCGCCGGATGCCAAACATATCGGATCCTGACGACCCCGACGAGCTCGTCCCCTTCCCCTCCCTCCCAAGATCCCCCCTTTACCCCTGGCACCACCTCTCGGGCATCTACCGGAGGTACGAGGAGGGCGACCCCTTGTCGGAGTTCATAAAGGCGTCATTTCTGGCCAACATCGGCAGCTGGGGTTTCGTATTCAACACCTTCGCCGAGATCGAGAAGCCATATCTGGAACACCTGCGGGACgacctcggccacgcgcgcgtcTGGGGCGTGGGGCCCCTGGCGCCTCCCGGAGGCGGCGGTGAGCGTGGCGGGCCGAGCTTGGTCGGTGCCGAGGAGGTGGCCGCTTGGCTTGGCAACTGCGCGGAGGGCTCGGTGGTGTACGTGGCCTTCGGAAGCCTCGCAGAGCTGTCGCCCGCGCAGGCGGCGGCGCTCGCGGCGGGGCTGGAGCAAAGCGGCGCGCGGTTCGTGTGGGCGACCAGGGGCGTGGTGCCGCTGCCGGAGGGGTTCGAGGAGCGGGTGGCGGGGCGAGGGCTAGTGATCCAGGGGTGGGCGCCGCAGGTGGCGATACTGAACCACCCGGCGGTGGGATCATTCGTGACccactgcgggtggaactcggtGCTGGAGGCGGTGACTGCGGGGGTGGCGTTGCTGACGTGGCCGATGGGGGCGGACCAGTTCTCGAACGCCAGGCTGCTGGAGGAGGAGGTCGGGACGGGGGTGAAAGCATGCAAGGGCGGCGACTCGGTGCCGGACCCAGACGAGCTGGCGCGCGTCGTGGCCGAGTCGGTAGGCGAGGAGGGGAGGGCGCGGAGGGAGAAGGCGCGGGAGCTGGCGAGGAGGgctgcggcggcggtggaggtggGCGGGAGCTCTTACATGGACTTGTCGGAGGTGGCGGCGGAGTTGTCGGAGGTGGCAGCCGCCAAGCAAATAAAACATAGCCGATGA